TCCCCCCTGAATAAGCAAGTAGTGATACTACTCAAATTACATTGCGTCGCCGGAAGCTGCGCCCTGCATTTTGACTTCAACCTTTTCGGTGAGGCCTTCGTAGTATTCACGGAGCTGTACGAGTACTTCGTCACGACCGAAGTGATCCACGATCTCAGCACCGTCGGACAGAGCTTTACGCAGCTTGGTACCGGAGAGGATTACGCGGGATTCTTTTTCGTGAGGGCAGGTTCTCAGGGAAGCCATGCCGTCGCACTTGTAGCAGTAGAAGGTCCAGTCGATCTTCATGGGCTCGCAAAGGAGAGCTTTGCCGGGCTCGGGGCAAGCTTCGGTTGCGTAAGGAATCTTGTCGAAGATTTCCTGAGCTTCGAACAGACCGTAGAAGTCACCAACACCAGCGTGGTCACGACCGATCAGCATGCGGTTAACACCGTAGTTCTGACGGAAGGTAGCGTGGAGGAGGCCTTCACGGGGACCTGCGTAACGCATATCGAGGGGGTAACCGGCCTGGATAACGTTTTCTTTAACAAAGTAGTGCTCAACGAGAGTGTCGATAGCTTTAACGCGAACATCAGCAGGAATGTCGCCGGGCTTGAGGTTACCGATCAGGGAGTGGATCAGACAACCGTCACATACTTCGATGGAGATTTTTGCCAGGAACTCGTGAGAGCGGTGCATGGGGTTACGGAGCTGGAGAGCGGAAACTGTGGACCAGCCTTTTTCGTCGAACATTGCACGGGTTTCTGCGGGACGCAGGTAAACGCCTTTGTACTGTTCGGGGTACTCACCTTCGGAGAGAACTTTAACGGGGCCAGCGAGGTTGTACTTCTTCTGAGCCATAACCATCTGTACGCCGGGGTGATCTTCGAGAGCAGTCTTCCAGAAGATGGAATCTTCGGACTCTTCACCTTCACCTTTGAAGACTTCGTAGCATTCCCACTTCTTGTCTTCTTCGGTCATTTCGTATTTTTCGGTGATCTGCATGGTTGCGTATACTTCACCGTCGTTTACGAGAGCGATTTCGTCGCCGACTTTAACGTCTTCATCGTCGGAGTCGAGGGTTACCGGAACAGGCCAGAAAGTGCCGTCTTCCATCAGGAATTTTTCACAAACGCCTTTCCAGTCAGCTTTACCCATGAAGCCGTTCAGGGGAGAGAAGCCACCACATCCCATCATGATGAGGTCACCCTTTGCGCGGGCGGAAATTTCAATCTTTTTCAGACCTTCTGCTTTTTTCTGTTCAGCAGCGAGTTCTGCGCCTTCGAGCAGGCAGCATACAAGACCTTTACCACCGTGAGGGGCTACGAGCTTAGACATGTTTACGTCTCCTTGTAGTAATTATTTTTTCAACACCTTGGCCCTTCCGCAAGACCTCCGGATAAGAAATCTTCGGCCTCCGGGTATACTGTGGAGGCTGCGCTTCTAAAGTGAAGCGGGTCTGCGGAACGAAAATTCGTAAAAACCATTATCATGGAGTGAGCTTTCAGGATAGTCCTAAAAAGCATTTTCCCCATAAAGCTTAAAAGGGGTTATGAATGGTTTGTGAAAGAAATGTCAAGGGCAAATTTGAAAAGGAGTGAAATTTTTCACTTGCTCTAGGTCGTCGGATTGTTGATTTTGATTTTTAGTGTTGAATTTGAATAGTAAATTCAATGGGTTTTGTGCTTTTGATGCTTGAGTTTTCGGGAAATGTGCTTGCGTGTTGGTTTTGTAGGGGAGGTTTCGGGGTGAAAACATGGGCTGCGCGAAGGTTTGGTGGCAGGGTGTGTTTTGTCTTATCATATTATATGTAGATATGGTTTGAATTTTTTCTAGAGAAAATCAGGGGAATCTCTACGTTCTTGGCGTGTAAAATCAGTTTGTTAGAGTCGTTGTGAAGAATATCTCATAATCTGAAAAAAAGGCTTGCAATTAAAGGCTAGATTGAACTAAATACCTATCCATGATGGAACACATTATTGTTTTGCCGCAAAAGGCCGTGCCTGTTTTTAAGGTTGCGAAAACCTTGGCGGCAGTGTTTCAGAACCGTTTATTTAACGGAATTGAAATTAGCTTGTTCTAAATTTCACTTTCGTCTTGACACCGGGTGTGGGGCTTGATAGTTACTATTTTCACGAGCCTTAAACATTAGGCAAGATTATAAATGGTTATAGGATGTCGGTGATTGATAACATTAAACCCTTTTAGGAGGACTAGGTATGCCGACCTTTGTCAATCCGGAAAAGTGTGATGGCTGTAAAGGTGGAGAAAAGACCGCCTGCATGTACATCTGCCCTAACGATCTTATGATCCTGGATCCCGAAGAAATGCGGGCTTACAACCAGGAACCCGAAGGATGCTGGGAGTGTTACTCCTGCGTTAAAATTTGTCCCCAGGGCGCTATCGAAGCACGTCCCTACGGTGACTTCGCACCCATGGGTGGTACTTCCATCCCCATGCGTTCTGCTGAAGACATCATGTGGACCGTTAAATTCCGTAACGGTAACGTAAAACGCTTCAAGTTCCCCATCCGCACTACCCCTGAAGGTTCTATCAAACCTTATGAAGGTAAACCCGAGCCGACTGATTTCGACAACGAGCTGCTCTTCACCGAAACTGAACTGGCTACCCCCAAAGAAGTTCTCGGACAGAAGTTTGACGTTGCTGAAGCAGACAAGACTACTGCTTGGAAGGATCTGGATTAATCACTGCTAAGCATTTGTCTTAGGTGTATTAATTCACGCAATCTTAAAAACCTAATTAAGGAGGAAACATGCCTCTTCTCCCTAGTAAAGAAGCTTCCAAAGGTGTTGCTCTCGCAGAACCTGAGCTTATAGAAAAAGACGTGGACCTGCTCCTCGTCGGTGGTGGTATGGGTAACTGCGGTGTTGCTTATGAAGCATGCCGTTGGATCGAAAAAGCTGGTGGCGACATCTCCATCATGCTTCTCGATAAAGCTGCTATGGAACGTTCCGGTGCTATCGCACAGGGTCTTTCCGCTATTAACACCTATCTTGGCGAAAACGATGCTGATGACTACGTACGCATGGTTCGTACTGACCTCATGGGCCTCGTTCGCGAAGACCTTATTTTTGACCTCGGCCGTCACGTTGATGACTCCGTTCACCTTTTTGAAGAGTGGGGCCTTCCCTGCTGGATCAAAAAAGACGGTAAGAACCTCGACGGTGCAGCTGCTAAAGCAGCTGGTCTCTCCCTGCGTAACGGCGACGCTTGCGTTCGTTCCGGTCGCTGGCAGATGATGATTAACGGTGAATCCTACAAGTGCATCGTTGCTGAAGCAGCTAAGCTCGCTCTCGGCGAAGATAACTACATGGAACGTATCTTCATCGTTAAAATGCTCCTCGACGCTAACGAGCCCAACCGCATCGCTGGTGCTGTAGGTTTCTCCACTCGTGAAAACAAAGTATACGTTTTCAAATGTAACGCTGCTGTTGTTGCATGTGGTGGTGCAGTTAACGTTTACCGTCCTCGCTCTACCGGTGAAGGTATGGGTCGTGCATGGTACCCCGTATGGAACGCAGGTTCCACCTACACCATGTGTGCTCAGGTTGGCGCTGAAATGACCATGATGGAAAACCGCTTCGTACCCGCTCGTTTTAAAGACGGTTACGGTCCGGTTGGTGCATGGTTCCTGCTCTTCAAAGCTAAAGCAACCAACTACAAAGGCGAAGACTACTGCGAAACTAACCGCGCAATGCTCAAGCCTTACGAAGAGCGCGGCTACGCTAAAGGTCACATTATCCCGACCTGTCTGCGTAACCACATGATGCTCCGTGAAATGCGTGAAGGCCGCGGCCCCATCTACATGGACACCGCTACCGCACTGCAGAACACTTTCAAAGAACTGACCCCCGCTGAGCAGAAGCACCTCGAGTCCGAAGCTTGGGAAGACTTCCTCGACATGTGTGTTGGTCAGGCTAACCTCTGGGCTTGTCAGAACATCGAACCTGAAAACTCCGGTTCCGAAATCATGCCCACCGAACCTTACCTCCTCGGCTCCCACTCCGGTTGCTGCGGTATCTGGACTTCCGGTCCGGACGAAGACTGGGTTCCCGAAGATTACAAAGTTAAAGCTGACAACGGTAAAGTCTACAACCGTATGACCACCGTTAACGGCCTCTGGACCTGTGCTGACGGTGTTGGCGCATCCGGTCACAAGTTCTCTTCCGGTTCTCACGCTGAAGGTCGTATCGTTGGTAAGCAGATGGTACGCTGGGTTGTTGATCACAAAGACTTCAAACCCGCTCTGAAAGAAAACGCTGCTGATCTCGCTAAAGAGATCTACCAGCCCTGGTACACCTACGAAGAAGGTAAAGGCATCTCTACCGACCCCGTAGTTAACCCCAACTACATCACTCCCAAGAACTTCATGATGCGCCTTGTTAAGGCAACTGATGAATACGGTGGTGGTGTTGGTACCATGTACGTTACCTCCAAGTCCCTGCTGCACACCGGTTTCCATCTTCTCGAAATGCTCGAAGAAGACTCCAGAAAACTGGCTGCTCGTGACCTCCACGAACTCATGCGCTGTTGGGAACAGTTCCACAGACTGTGGACTGTACGCCTGCACATGCAGCACATTGAATTCCGTGAAGAGTCCCGTTACCCCGGTTTCTACTACCGTGGTGACTTCATGGGTCTCGATGACTCCAAGTGGAAATGCTTCGTCAACTCCAAGTATGACGTTGAAAAAGGTGAAACCACCGTATTCAAGAAAGCATACCACCAGATCATCCCCACCTAAGCCGGGAATGACTATATGCGGCTGCGGGCTTAAAGCCCGCAGCCGTTCTTTTACGGCTTGCACTGAAATGGTCTGAATCCGAATTGCGACCGATGGTCGGTGTCCGGGTTTGGGCCATTTTAAGGCTCAGGGCTTCTAAGAGTTCAGGAGGATAGAGAATGTCAAATAGCATACTTGTCGTAGGCGGCGGGTTCAGTGGTATCACTGCTGCACTCGAAGCCGCTGAAGTAGGCCATGAAGTCTTCATCGTGGAGAAGGCGCCGTATCTGGGTGGCCGGGTGATGCAGCTGAATAAATATTTTCCGAAGCTGTGTCCTCCTTCCTGCGGACTGGAGATTCAGTTTCAGAGAATCAAAAACAATAAGAACGTTAAGTTCTTTACCTTGGCTGAAGTGGAATCCATCAGCGGTTCCAAAGGCGAATACGAAGTCAAGGTTCGCATCAAACCCAGATATGTGGGTCCGGGCAGTGTTGAACTGAACGATGTCATCGAGAAGTTGACCAACAACATTACCGATGAGTTCGAGTACAAACTCTGCGACCGCAAGGCTCTTTACATGGACGTTCCTTTTGCGTTCCCCGCAAGATACGTTCTTGAAAAAGAAAATTGCACCGATGAAGATCTCAAGCTTCTTGAAGGCGTCGATGTTATCGATCTTAAAGAAGAAGAAAAGGTCATCACACTTAATGTAGGTTCCATCGTTTATGCTACCGGCTGGAAGCCTTACGATGTTACCAAGCTTTCCAACCTCGGCGCAGGTACCGTAAAGAACTGTATTTCCAACATGGCGATGGAAAGACTTGCAGCTCCCAGCGGACCTACCGACGGTCAGATTGTGCGCCCCTCAGACGGTGCACAGCCCAAAAACATCGCATTCGTACAGTGTGCGGGTTCCCGCGATGAAAACCACCTCAATTTCTGTTCCTACATCTGTTGCATGGCTTCCCTGAAGCAGGCTGCTTATGTGCGTGAACAGTATCCCGATGCAAAGGTCACCATTTACTACATCGACCTGCGTACTCCGGGACGTTACGACAAGTTCGCCAAGCGTATTCTTTCCGATGACAAGATCAATGCCGTTAAAGGTAAGGTCGCTGAAGTTGTGGAAGAATCCGGTTCCGGCAACGTCCTCGTTACTGTTGAGGATGCTGAATCCGGTATCAAGTCCCAGAACGAGCATGATCTTCTGGTTCTGGCCACCGGTATGCAGCCCAGTCTGGCAGGAACTCCGGTTCCCTCCGGCGTGCAGGTTGACGATCAGGGCTTTATTGTCGGCGGTGAGGAACAAGGTATTTTCGCAGCCGGGTGTGCAAAGCAGCCTCTGGATGTCATGAAGACAGCCCAGTCCGGTACTGCTGCTGCTCTCAAAGCGATCCAAACGGTCATAGGGAGGTAAGTCGACATGCCCGAAAAAATCGGTGTTTATTTCGACCAAGCGAGCGTATCTCCTTACCTGAACGCTGAAGATATGGCTGAACTGGTCGGTCGCGTTTACGCGAACGAGTGTCCGGTCGTTAAGGTGCATCCGCGCCTGAACAGCGAGGAAGGAAGAAAGCTCATTCAGGAAGATATCGACGCTGGCAACGTTGACGCAGTATGTATCTGCGGCACCAGCCCTCGCGTTGACTGGGATATTTTCGACTTCGACAATGTCGCTGTCGAACGAGTCAACCTGCGTGAACAGTGCATCAAGGTTTTCAGGAATCCCGATGGCACCATGCCAGATCCTAACGGCGAAGTTCCTGAACTCCTCAAAATGATGGCAAACGAATACGTCAAGATGGGCGTAACCAAGCTGCTCAAAACCAATGAGCAGGGATCCGAGGCTTTTGACGCTACTAAAGTTGTCATGGTCATGGGTGGTGGTTTCACCGGTCTTACTGCAGCTCTCTACGCTGCCAAGACCAATCACGACGTAATTCTGGTGGAAAAAGAAGCCAACCTCGGTGGTAAGGCTGCCGGAATGTACAAAACATTCCCTCTTTCCTACCCTTATACTGAAGCACACGAAACCGGAATCGAAGCACTGATCTCTGAAGTTCAGTCCAATTCCAGAATCAAAGTGCTGACCTCCGCACAGCTTGAAGCTCTCGAAGGTGCTCCCGGCAAATACACTGCTAAAGTGAAAGTCGGCGGCTCCGTTGAAGAGATGGCTGTCGGTGCCTGTGTTCTGGCTACCGGTTGGGTACCTCAGGACACCAAATACGTAGAGCCCATGGGCTACGGTTCTTCCAAGGTTGTTACTGCTGCTGAATTTGAAGCAATGGTCAAGGAAGGCAATATGACTGCAAAGTCCGTTGCTTTCGTACTTGATACCCGCCTCAGTGAAGCAGAGTTCGCCGCACAGGAAGCCGCAGCTGCCGAGTCCACCGAAGAAGCTGAAGAAGCACCCGCTGCTGAAGAAGGTGAAGAAGAAGAGACCTTTGTCTACGAAGACATGGAATCTTACAAGCACCTGCCTTACAGCTCCGAGCTGAACAGCCTTGTTGCTCTCAAGCAGGCCAACTACGTACGTGAAAAAGACGACGACGCTGTAGCCTACATCATCTACGATCACATGATGGTGCCCGGCATCAACGAG
This sequence is a window from Desulfovibrio sp. JC010. Protein-coding genes within it:
- the sat gene encoding sulfate adenylyltransferase, encoding MSKLVAPHGGKGLVCCLLEGAELAAEQKKAEGLKKIEISARAKGDLIMMGCGGFSPLNGFMGKADWKGVCEKFLMEDGTFWPVPVTLDSDDEDVKVGDEIALVNDGEVYATMQITEKYEMTEEDKKWECYEVFKGEGEESEDSIFWKTALEDHPGVQMVMAQKKYNLAGPVKVLSEGEYPEQYKGVYLRPAETRAMFDEKGWSTVSALQLRNPMHRSHEFLAKISIEVCDGCLIHSLIGNLKPGDIPADVRVKAIDTLVEHYFVKENVIQAGYPLDMRYAGPREGLLHATFRQNYGVNRMLIGRDHAGVGDFYGLFEAQEIFDKIPYATEACPEPGKALLCEPMKIDWTFYCYKCDGMASLRTCPHEKESRVILSGTKLRKALSDGAEIVDHFGRDEVLVQLREYYEGLTEKVEVKMQGAASGDAM
- the aprB gene encoding adenylyl-sulfate reductase subunit beta, with the translated sequence MPTFVNPEKCDGCKGGEKTACMYICPNDLMILDPEEMRAYNQEPEGCWECYSCVKICPQGAIEARPYGDFAPMGGTSIPMRSAEDIMWTVKFRNGNVKRFKFPIRTTPEGSIKPYEGKPEPTDFDNELLFTETELATPKEVLGQKFDVAEADKTTAWKDLD
- the aprA gene encoding adenylyl-sulfate reductase subunit alpha, translating into MPLLPSKEASKGVALAEPELIEKDVDLLLVGGGMGNCGVAYEACRWIEKAGGDISIMLLDKAAMERSGAIAQGLSAINTYLGENDADDYVRMVRTDLMGLVREDLIFDLGRHVDDSVHLFEEWGLPCWIKKDGKNLDGAAAKAAGLSLRNGDACVRSGRWQMMINGESYKCIVAEAAKLALGEDNYMERIFIVKMLLDANEPNRIAGAVGFSTRENKVYVFKCNAAVVACGGAVNVYRPRSTGEGMGRAWYPVWNAGSTYTMCAQVGAEMTMMENRFVPARFKDGYGPVGAWFLLFKAKATNYKGEDYCETNRAMLKPYEERGYAKGHIIPTCLRNHMMLREMREGRGPIYMDTATALQNTFKELTPAEQKHLESEAWEDFLDMCVGQANLWACQNIEPENSGSEIMPTEPYLLGSHSGCCGIWTSGPDEDWVPEDYKVKADNGKVYNRMTTVNGLWTCADGVGASGHKFSSGSHAEGRIVGKQMVRWVVDHKDFKPALKENAADLAKEIYQPWYTYEEGKGISTDPVVNPNYITPKNFMMRLVKATDEYGGGVGTMYVTSKSLLHTGFHLLEMLEEDSRKLAARDLHELMRCWEQFHRLWTVRLHMQHIEFREESRYPGFYYRGDFMGLDDSKWKCFVNSKYDVEKGETTVFKKAYHQIIPT
- a CDS encoding CoB--CoM heterodisulfide reductase iron-sulfur subunit A family protein; protein product: MSNSILVVGGGFSGITAALEAAEVGHEVFIVEKAPYLGGRVMQLNKYFPKLCPPSCGLEIQFQRIKNNKNVKFFTLAEVESISGSKGEYEVKVRIKPRYVGPGSVELNDVIEKLTNNITDEFEYKLCDRKALYMDVPFAFPARYVLEKENCTDEDLKLLEGVDVIDLKEEEKVITLNVGSIVYATGWKPYDVTKLSNLGAGTVKNCISNMAMERLAAPSGPTDGQIVRPSDGAQPKNIAFVQCAGSRDENHLNFCSYICCMASLKQAAYVREQYPDAKVTIYYIDLRTPGRYDKFAKRILSDDKINAVKGKVAEVVEESGSGNVLVTVEDAESGIKSQNEHDLLVLATGMQPSLAGTPVPSGVQVDDQGFIVGGEEQGIFAAGCAKQPLDVMKTAQSGTAAALKAIQTVIGR
- a CDS encoding hydrogenase iron-sulfur subunit; its protein translation is MPEKIGVYFDQASVSPYLNAEDMAELVGRVYANECPVVKVHPRLNSEEGRKLIQEDIDAGNVDAVCICGTSPRVDWDIFDFDNVAVERVNLREQCIKVFRNPDGTMPDPNGEVPELLKMMANEYVKMGVTKLLKTNEQGSEAFDATKVVMVMGGGFTGLTAALYAAKTNHDVILVEKEANLGGKAAGMYKTFPLSYPYTEAHETGIEALISEVQSNSRIKVLTSAQLEALEGAPGKYTAKVKVGGSVEEMAVGACVLATGWVPQDTKYVEPMGYGSSKVVTAAEFEAMVKEGNMTAKSVAFVLDTRLSEAEFAAQEAAAAESTEEAEEAPAAEEGEEEETFVYEDMESYKHLPYSSELNSLVALKQANYVREKDDDAVAYIIYDHMMVPGINERYYRAAQDNPGVMLTKGTVTSIKESGAGMVVAASNTLLGENIEIEAELVVVPTGMVPTTAHDPTINLVYRQGPAFPDLQQFDGYADSNYICFPYETRRTGIYAAGCVRQPMSMGLAREDAAGAVLKAIQCINSSNHGVAVHPRSGDSTYPVFNFMRCTQCKRCTEECPFGALDDDEKGTPMPNPSRCRRCGTCMGACPERVIGFDNYNIDMIGSMIKQVEVPDDMEVGGPRFIVLACENDAYPALDMAAMRGKGWSPYVRVVPVRCLGSVNTIWIADAMSKGVDGVLLLGCKYGEDYQCHFVKGSELCNRRMENVADSLNRLGVEPERVVQAELAIDEYDKVPDMIDNFVNEMIKIGPNPFKGY